In a genomic window of Corynebacterium choanae:
- the otsB gene encoding trehalose-phosphatase, translating to MTVAIDSAFDRAVNAAELLVVSDFDGTLAPLTGDAMRVHPDPVGVAALQQLSELPHTTVAVLSGRDLQSLAKVAPLREPVVLAGSHGAETAGAQETANEQQQRLLHSAADALEAIAEQASGAFVEYKPYHLALHVRLVADQEHASRMLEEAASIAANIDGLSATFGKCIVEIAATTCTKGTWIQSQQQATGATVTIFAGDDVTDEHGFAALQPTDISIKVGSGATGARYRLADTAAISQWFARLAAARAARYSAN from the coding sequence GTGACTGTAGCTATCGATTCTGCTTTCGACCGTGCTGTTAACGCTGCCGAACTGTTGGTGGTCAGTGATTTTGATGGCACCCTTGCACCGCTGACTGGGGACGCGATGCGGGTGCATCCCGATCCGGTGGGGGTGGCTGCACTGCAGCAGCTCAGCGAGTTGCCGCATACAACAGTGGCGGTGCTCTCGGGGCGGGATCTGCAAAGTTTGGCCAAGGTGGCGCCGCTGCGGGAACCGGTGGTGTTAGCAGGATCCCACGGTGCAGAGACGGCAGGTGCCCAAGAAACCGCGAATGAACAGCAGCAGCGGCTGCTGCATAGTGCAGCAGATGCCCTGGAAGCGATCGCCGAGCAGGCATCGGGGGCGTTTGTGGAATACAAGCCCTATCATTTAGCGCTGCATGTTCGGCTGGTAGCAGATCAAGAACACGCCAGCCGCATGCTTGAGGAGGCGGCGTCGATCGCCGCGAACATTGATGGCCTGTCGGCCACATTTGGCAAATGTATCGTAGAGATCGCCGCCACCACCTGCACGAAGGGAACCTGGATTCAGTCGCAGCAGCAAGCAACCGGAGCAACAGTGACGATTTTCGCCGGTGATGATGTCACCGACGAGCACGGGTTTGCCGCACTTCAACCCACCGATATCAGTATCAAAGTTGGCTCCGGGGCAACGGGTGCCCGCTACCGGCTGGCTGACACTGCGGCAATTAGTCAATGGTTTGCGCGGCTCGCTGCCGCCCGGGCAGCCCGCTACAGCGCAAACTAG
- a CDS encoding alpha,alpha-trehalose-phosphate synthase (UDP-forming) has translation MDSCAPAGFVVVANRLPVDSTIAADGTITTTTSPGGLVTALKPVLARTKGHWVGWSGLVDLPAGAEQPQRTEDGLSLVPVSLTSSDYAEFYEGMANATLWPLYHDRVVAPEFHPHWYARYAQVNQAFADAAVKVTAPGGTIWVQDYQLQLVPGMIKQQRPDVRVGFFCHIPFPGPDLFGQLPWRESILAGLVASDVLGFQIVHCAENFLATVARFLPAATIVRTAAGNRGVQAEIHLPNGHVCVVGAFPISIDVAQVREVAATTDPMQLRATLGDPAIVLAGVDRLDYTKGILTRLAAIEQLLQQQVFDPATMTFVQIATPSRERIEEYQRTRELVEQAVGRINGTYARLGRPVIHYHHTTYAAPALYELYAATDIMVVNAMKDGMNLVAKEYVTCRNGRPGQLVLSEAAGAAQELRQARLINPHDEQELAAAIAAAITTVQHHPDSAVADLATMAAHIAQYDVQYWADEFLACLRP, from the coding sequence ATGGACTCGTGTGCCCCGGCCGGGTTTGTGGTGGTTGCAAACCGGCTACCAGTCGATTCCACGATCGCCGCGGACGGCACCATCACCACGACCACATCACCGGGTGGTCTAGTCACCGCCCTCAAACCGGTGCTTGCCCGCACCAAAGGCCATTGGGTGGGGTGGTCGGGGCTTGTTGATCTTCCTGCCGGCGCTGAGCAGCCGCAGCGAACCGAAGATGGGTTATCCCTTGTTCCGGTGTCGTTGACCAGCAGTGACTATGCCGAGTTTTATGAGGGCATGGCCAATGCGACGCTGTGGCCGCTCTATCACGACCGGGTTGTTGCCCCTGAGTTTCATCCGCACTGGTATGCGCGCTATGCGCAGGTGAATCAGGCGTTTGCCGATGCGGCGGTTAAAGTCACTGCCCCAGGTGGCACGATTTGGGTGCAGGACTATCAGCTGCAGCTTGTGCCGGGGATGATCAAGCAGCAGCGTCCCGATGTGCGGGTGGGGTTCTTTTGCCATATTCCTTTCCCCGGCCCGGATTTATTTGGCCAGTTGCCGTGGCGGGAATCCATTCTTGCCGGGCTGGTTGCCAGTGATGTGCTGGGATTTCAGATTGTGCACTGTGCCGAGAATTTTCTCGCCACAGTGGCACGGTTTCTCCCTGCAGCGACTATTGTGCGCACGGCTGCCGGTAACCGTGGGGTGCAGGCGGAGATTCATCTCCCCAATGGGCATGTGTGTGTTGTTGGGGCGTTTCCCATCTCGATCGATGTGGCACAGGTGCGGGAGGTCGCAGCAACCACCGATCCGATGCAACTGCGCGCCACCTTGGGCGATCCGGCGATTGTGCTCGCCGGCGTGGATCGGCTGGACTATACCAAAGGGATTTTGACCCGGCTTGCAGCGATTGAGCAGCTGCTGCAGCAGCAGGTTTTCGACCCGGCGACGATGACGTTTGTGCAGATCGCAACCCCTTCTCGGGAACGTATCGAGGAGTATCAGCGCACCCGGGAGCTTGTGGAGCAGGCGGTGGGTCGGATCAACGGTACCTATGCCCGGTTGGGGCGGCCGGTGATTCACTATCATCACACCACCTATGCTGCGCCGGCGCTCTATGAACTGTATGCGGCAACCGATATTATGGTGGTCAACGCCATGAAAGATGGCATGAATCTGGTGGCGAAAGAATATGTGACCTGCCGCAATGGGAGACCTGGCCAGTTGGTGCTCTCCGAGGCGGCAGGGGCTGCCCAAGAGTTGCGGCAGGCGCGACTGATCAACCCGCACGATGAGCAGGAGCTTGCTGCAGCGATTGCGGCTGCAATCACCACAGTGCAGCATCACCCGGATTCGGCGGTTGCCGACCTGGCGACGATGGCGGCACATATTGCCCAGTATGATGTGCAATATTGGGCGGATGAGTTTTTAGCATGTTTACGCCCTTGA
- the thrE gene encoding threonine/serine exporter ThrE has protein sequence MARRLTGLLPGWGKLSTVDQVAVAPPPSPLAPVDLTDPLEVAAVMDLAARIGDVLLASGTGNTDARTQIHAVASAYGLHYCHVDITFNTITVFTHVGATKGRPISVFRVVRKLSLDFSKLQDVDRLIRRIQAGQLPPFEAEQNLDRILQAKPPYGYLVSLLGWAIMAAAVAVLLGGNLLVTLISLCSAAVIMHGFTLLGKQGLPDFFKNIFGGIVATVPAAITYQWAVTNDVDLTPSQIVASGIVVMLAGLTLVQSLQDGITGAPVTASARFFDTILLTGGIIAGVGIGIQLAGALDISLPPLQTQAIASAGSLAKVLSGAVASAGFAIALYARWSSVLVAGVTALIGSGFYYYVFIPQGFSPVIGLAAAATIIGLIGGLLARRFAIPPLITAVSGITPLLPGLAIYRGMYAVLHDQILLGFSNLALALAIGSALAAGVVLGEWMARKIRRPRKTLNFYKGFRRPRTSVFEHSTPAADTTATAE, from the coding sequence GTGGCGCGACGCTTGACGGGGTTACTCCCCGGGTGGGGAAAGTTGTCGACTGTCGACCAGGTTGCCGTCGCCCCACCACCATCCCCGTTGGCGCCAGTTGATCTCACCGATCCGCTGGAAGTTGCGGCAGTGATGGATTTAGCGGCGCGCATCGGGGATGTGCTGCTTGCTTCAGGTACCGGAAATACCGATGCCCGCACCCAGATTCACGCGGTCGCCTCCGCCTACGGGCTGCACTATTGTCACGTCGATATCACCTTCAACACCATCACAGTGTTTACCCATGTTGGGGCAACAAAAGGCCGCCCTATCAGCGTGTTTCGCGTGGTGCGCAAACTGTCGCTTGATTTCTCCAAACTGCAAGATGTTGATCGGCTGATTCGCCGAATTCAAGCCGGCCAACTGCCGCCGTTTGAAGCGGAACAAAACCTTGACCGGATTTTGCAGGCTAAACCGCCGTACGGCTATCTCGTGTCGTTGCTTGGTTGGGCGATTATGGCAGCGGCTGTGGCAGTACTGCTGGGCGGTAACTTGTTGGTGACGTTGATTTCGCTCTGCTCCGCCGCCGTCATCATGCACGGGTTTACCCTGCTGGGTAAGCAGGGATTGCCGGACTTTTTTAAAAATATTTTCGGCGGCATTGTGGCTACTGTGCCTGCGGCGATCACCTACCAGTGGGCGGTAACCAATGATGTCGATCTCACACCGTCCCAAATTGTTGCCTCCGGGATTGTGGTGATGCTCGCCGGATTAACACTGGTGCAGTCGTTGCAGGATGGCATTACCGGCGCCCCGGTGACCGCATCGGCACGGTTTTTTGACACGATCCTGCTCACCGGCGGCATTATTGCTGGTGTTGGTATCGGTATTCAGCTTGCCGGAGCACTCGATATCTCGTTACCTCCCCTCCAGACGCAAGCTATTGCCAGTGCCGGCTCATTGGCGAAGGTACTCTCCGGGGCGGTGGCCTCCGCAGGGTTCGCGATCGCACTCTATGCCCGCTGGTCGTCAGTGCTGGTGGCTGGGGTGACTGCGTTGATCGGTTCCGGCTTCTACTACTATGTGTTCATTCCACAGGGGTTTTCCCCGGTGATCGGGCTTGCCGCAGCCGCGACCATCATCGGGTTGATTGGTGGTTTGCTAGCCCGCCGCTTCGCCATTCCGCCGCTGATTACCGCCGTGTCTGGGATTACACCGCTGCTTCCCGGGTTGGCGATTTATCGCGGCATGTATGCCGTGTTGCATGATCAGATTCTGTTGGGTTTTTCCAATTTAGCGTTAGCATTAGCTATCGGTTCCGCCCTGGCTGCCGGGGTGGTGTTGGGCGAGTGGATGGCTCGTAAGATTCGCCGGCCACGCAAGACGTTGAACTTCTATAAGGGATTCCGGCGGCCGCGAACCAGTGTGTTTGAACATTCCACCCCAGCAGCGGATACAACCGCCACCGCCGAGTAG
- a CDS encoding amidohydrolase family protein, translating to MDLFITRVRPWARTPDTPACDITISDGVICAIRPHDPVNAQPPTGTEILDGGGGVIVPSLSDVHAHLDSTRLGLPFRPHTAGRTLESLVDNDLANWRSAEKDVTWRATHTLGTTIAAGATTITSHAQIDPQSKLDRFHGVLAAREHHQHRADVRIVAFPQAGVIRSPGTTALLAAALEEGADCIGGIDPCAFDRDPVAQLDCIFDLAERYDKDVDIHLHESGTLGAFSMELIAERTRALHMHGRVTISHAFALVTQPSPAQTQHLLEQLAEADIAVTTVAPPGRTIDLNRLRDFGIRVGVGQDGTRDYWSPYGDGDMLRRTWQLAFCSNYRADADIEHAYAVASVGGKQINNPRYFSAAALANRGITVGAPADLLILDAETVTSAVMDCPTGRIVIHRGTVVARDGSLVE from the coding sequence ATGGACTTGTTCATCACCCGCGTGCGGCCGTGGGCGCGCACCCCTGATACCCCTGCTTGCGATATCACTATCAGCGACGGCGTGATCTGTGCGATTAGGCCACATGATCCTGTCAATGCTCAACCACCGACCGGCACCGAAATACTTGACGGCGGCGGCGGAGTCATTGTTCCCAGTTTGAGTGATGTGCACGCCCATCTTGACTCGACCCGGCTCGGCCTCCCATTTCGTCCACACACGGCAGGCCGCACCCTTGAATCTCTCGTCGATAATGATCTTGCCAACTGGCGCAGCGCCGAAAAGGACGTCACCTGGCGGGCAACCCACACCCTAGGCACCACGATCGCCGCTGGGGCAACAACCATCACCAGCCACGCCCAAATTGATCCGCAATCCAAACTCGACCGATTCCACGGAGTGTTAGCCGCCCGGGAACACCACCAGCATCGGGCAGATGTCCGGATTGTGGCCTTCCCTCAAGCCGGGGTAATCCGTTCTCCTGGCACCACAGCGTTACTGGCGGCTGCCCTGGAAGAAGGCGCGGACTGTATCGGCGGTATTGATCCCTGTGCTTTCGACCGTGACCCAGTCGCACAGCTCGACTGTATCTTCGACTTAGCGGAGCGCTACGACAAAGATGTCGATATTCATCTCCACGAGAGCGGCACCTTAGGTGCTTTTAGCATGGAACTCATTGCGGAACGAACCCGCGCCCTGCACATGCACGGCCGGGTCACCATCTCCCACGCCTTTGCCCTCGTCACCCAGCCATCACCTGCCCAAACCCAACATTTGCTAGAACAGCTCGCCGAAGCAGATATTGCGGTGACCACAGTTGCCCCACCTGGCCGCACCATAGATCTCAATAGGTTGCGTGACTTTGGCATTCGCGTCGGTGTAGGACAAGACGGTACCCGCGACTATTGGAGCCCATACGGCGACGGTGACATGCTCCGCCGCACCTGGCAACTGGCGTTTTGCTCCAATTATCGGGCAGATGCCGATATTGAACACGCCTATGCGGTGGCTTCTGTGGGCGGCAAACAAATCAACAATCCACGCTACTTCTCAGCCGCGGCACTCGCGAATCGAGGAATCACGGTTGGGGCACCAGCTGATCTGCTTATTCTTGACGCGGAAACCGTGACTTCCGCGGTGATGGACTGTCCAACCGGGCGGATCGTCATCCACCGTGGCACAGTCGTTGCCCGCGACGGAAGTCTTGTCGAATAA
- a CDS encoding pyruvate dehydrogenase — protein MAKNFAHQLVETLEKLGVKRIYGLTGDSLNPITDAVTQSSIEWVHVRNEEAAAFAAGADSLATGELAVCAGSCGPGNLHLIQGLYDAHRNGAKVLAIASHIPSRQIGSHFFQETHPTQVFQECSSYCELVNSAEQGAVVLHHALQSTMAGNGVSVLVVPGDVTTQDAVDTPILESAIAVDKPVVYPNPTAAAQLVEAINKAEKVALFCGVGAAHAREEVLALAAKLNAPVGHALGGKMAIQPGNPFDVGMSGLLGYGACYDACHEADLLILLGTDFPYNTFLPTKHVAQIDINANAIGRRTKISHPIVADVAATIENILPHVEQKTDRSFLDSMLKLHEKKLRDVIEAYTKGVENHTPIHPEYAARLIDELAADDAIFTADTGMCNVWSARYITNDSLQRQLIGSFRHGTMANALPQAIGAQMAYPHRQVVSFSGDGGLGMLLGELLTVKLHNLPVKIFCFNNSSLGMVKLEMLVEGLPESQTDHEHVDYAAIAAGCGIKAIRVTDPAQLQSSIAEAFAHDGPVLVDMVTDPNALSIPPDITFDQMKGFATAAVRTVLEGGVGKMYELAKSNLRNIPRP, from the coding sequence ATGGCGAAAAACTTTGCCCACCAGTTGGTGGAAACCCTGGAGAAGCTCGGGGTAAAACGAATCTATGGGTTAACCGGTGACTCACTCAACCCGATCACCGATGCGGTCACCCAGTCGTCAATCGAATGGGTGCATGTGCGCAACGAGGAGGCGGCGGCTTTTGCCGCCGGTGCCGACTCGCTGGCTACCGGTGAGCTGGCAGTGTGTGCCGGGTCGTGCGGTCCTGGCAATCTGCACCTGATCCAGGGGCTTTATGACGCCCACCGGAATGGGGCGAAGGTGTTGGCGATTGCTTCCCATATTCCTTCCCGCCAGATCGGCTCGCATTTCTTCCAGGAAACCCATCCCACCCAGGTGTTCCAGGAATGCTCAAGCTACTGCGAACTCGTCAACTCGGCGGAGCAGGGTGCAGTGGTGTTGCATCATGCCCTGCAGTCGACGATGGCGGGCAACGGGGTGTCGGTGCTGGTGGTTCCGGGTGATGTGACCACCCAAGACGCGGTGGATACCCCGATTCTTGAATCGGCTATTGCCGTTGATAAGCCAGTGGTCTATCCCAATCCGACAGCTGCAGCACAGCTGGTTGAGGCGATCAACAAGGCTGAAAAAGTTGCCCTGTTCTGTGGGGTAGGGGCGGCTCACGCCCGTGAGGAAGTGCTTGCTCTCGCAGCGAAACTCAATGCGCCGGTTGGTCACGCATTGGGCGGAAAAATGGCTATTCAGCCAGGTAACCCGTTTGATGTTGGCATGTCAGGGCTGCTTGGCTACGGCGCCTGCTATGACGCCTGTCATGAGGCCGATCTGCTGATTTTGTTGGGCACCGATTTCCCATACAACACCTTCTTGCCGACAAAGCATGTCGCCCAGATTGACATTAATGCCAATGCAATCGGTCGCCGCACAAAAATCAGTCATCCGATTGTGGCTGATGTGGCAGCAACCATTGAAAATATTCTGCCGCATGTGGAGCAGAAAACTGACCGAAGCTTCCTCGATTCAATGCTGAAACTGCATGAAAAGAAGCTGCGCGACGTGATTGAGGCTTACACCAAGGGTGTAGAGAACCACACCCCAATTCATCCCGAATATGCTGCCCGGCTCATCGACGAGCTAGCAGCCGATGATGCAATATTTACCGCCGATACCGGCATGTGTAACGTCTGGTCGGCGCGCTATATCACCAACGATTCTTTGCAGCGGCAACTTATCGGCTCGTTTAGGCATGGCACAATGGCCAACGCGTTACCGCAGGCGATCGGCGCACAGATGGCCTATCCACACCGGCAGGTGGTGTCCTTTAGCGGTGACGGCGGGCTGGGCATGCTGCTGGGTGAGCTGCTTACGGTGAAACTCCACAACCTGCCGGTAAAGATTTTCTGCTTCAACAATTCGTCGCTTGGCATGGTGAAGCTTGAAATGCTCGTTGAAGGGTTACCTGAGTCGCAGACCGACCATGAACATGTCGACTATGCGGCGATTGCTGCAGGATGCGGAATCAAAGCGATCCGGGTGACCGATCCAGCCCAGCTGCAGTCGAGTATTGCGGAAGCCTTCGCCCACGACGGTCCGGTGTTGGTTGATATGGTGACCGATCCGAATGCGTTGTCGATTCCGCCGGATATCACCTTCGATCAGATGAAGGGGTTTGCGACTGCTGCGGTACGCACCGTGCTCGAGGGCGGTGTCGGCAAAATGTATGAACTTGCCAAGTCAAACCTGCGCAATATTCCGCGCCCCTAG
- a CDS encoding response regulator transcription factor: protein MAAEKTTVLVCDDEPNIVELLKISLEFQGFEVLCASRGEEALALALSNRPDALILDVMMPGMDGFELLTQLRRNEIAAPVIFLTAKDAVEHRIHGLTLGADDYVTKPFSLEEVITRLRVVLRRGAPIAATDSVDDQALHYADITLNPATHEVTRAGQLVELSPTEFNLLQYLLENAEVVVSKAKILDNVWHYDFGGDGNVVESYISYLRRKIDDGHQPLIHTVRGVGYVLRQPRSGDK, encoded by the coding sequence GTGGCGGCGGAGAAAACCACAGTGTTGGTCTGTGATGATGAGCCCAACATTGTTGAATTGTTGAAAATATCCTTGGAGTTCCAAGGATTCGAGGTGCTGTGTGCTTCCCGCGGGGAGGAAGCGTTAGCGTTAGCGCTCAGCAACCGCCCGGATGCGCTCATCCTTGATGTCATGATGCCCGGTATGGACGGGTTTGAACTGCTCACCCAGCTGCGGCGAAATGAGATTGCTGCCCCGGTGATTTTCCTTACCGCGAAAGACGCTGTAGAGCATCGTATTCATGGTTTGACCTTGGGGGCAGATGACTATGTGACAAAGCCGTTTTCATTGGAGGAAGTCATCACCCGCCTGCGGGTGGTGCTGCGGCGTGGTGCCCCGATTGCTGCCACTGACAGCGTCGATGATCAAGCACTTCACTATGCTGATATCACTCTTAATCCGGCGACCCATGAGGTGACCCGGGCAGGACAATTAGTGGAATTGTCCCCCACAGAGTTCAACTTGTTGCAGTATCTTTTAGAGAACGCCGAGGTTGTCGTGTCCAAGGCGAAGATTTTGGATAATGTGTGGCATTACGACTTTGGCGGGGACGGTAATGTTGTTGAGTCCTATATTTCTTATCTGCGCCGCAAGATTGATGATGGTCATCAGCCGCTGATTCATACAGTTCGCGGAGTGGGATATGTGCTGCGGCAGCCCCGGTCAGGTGACAAATAG
- a CDS encoding sensor histidine kinase codes for MSHDRGGNPTDHQPEHLAESPAVAPQPGDAANSAAGIAQLPRAPHVAGSSDGTPVQRLSFRQRLHRALHPRLWKLPTLLVCIVVLLSAAGLVASAGAVNMTMRQVAVSNIDKDLLIAAHSWAGGQLLQPLPAEHRPPSNFYVYKETAAGAIVYNDSNISPDLSAITELQIPVTIPSVDAGQRWAKWRALAIQDDQSTTVVAMSLEPTRQLIVWLTLLETLIGLVVLVALALLAAFVVRRALRPLKELEDTATAIAAGDHERRVPTWPATTEVGQLSRALNVMLAKLDISLTQAEEKEAQMRRFVGDASHELRTPLTSLQGFAELYRSGAVSDPEYCLTRIEQEAQRMRALVEDLLALTRAEGQPLQLAPVDAALLIDDVAQSMRAAWPDRRITVTLPTDDPESLQVIADSDRLRQVVNNIVANALVHGGSQAQVTLAVEAVPESASRPAAVAIKISDDGIGMEQHDVDHIFERFYRADTSRCRSAVNTGNGLGLSIVRSLVLAHHGSIAVRSAVGEGSTFTVTIPCEFVAG; via the coding sequence ATGAGTCACGACAGGGGCGGCAATCCCACAGACCACCAGCCGGAACATCTAGCTGAGTCGCCCGCGGTGGCACCACAGCCCGGGGACGCTGCCAACTCCGCGGCCGGGATTGCACAGTTGCCGCGGGCGCCACATGTCGCGGGTTCGTCGGATGGGACACCAGTACAGCGTTTATCGTTTCGGCAGCGGCTGCACCGGGCGCTACATCCGCGACTGTGGAAACTTCCAACACTGCTGGTGTGTATCGTAGTGCTGCTGTCTGCGGCGGGACTTGTTGCTAGTGCCGGGGCTGTCAATATGACGATGCGGCAAGTTGCAGTGAGCAACATTGATAAAGACCTGCTGATTGCTGCGCATTCGTGGGCGGGTGGACAGCTGTTGCAGCCACTGCCCGCTGAGCATCGGCCGCCGTCAAATTTTTATGTGTATAAAGAAACCGCGGCCGGTGCGATTGTGTATAACGATTCGAATATCAGCCCGGATTTGTCAGCCATCACCGAACTGCAGATACCGGTGACTATTCCTAGTGTGGATGCCGGCCAGCGGTGGGCAAAGTGGCGGGCGTTGGCAATTCAAGATGATCAATCCACCACTGTGGTGGCCATGTCCCTGGAGCCGACCCGGCAGCTCATAGTGTGGCTTACACTGCTGGAAACTCTCATCGGGTTAGTGGTGTTGGTGGCGCTTGCGCTGCTTGCAGCGTTTGTGGTGCGCCGCGCGTTGCGGCCGTTAAAAGAGTTGGAAGATACCGCTACCGCGATTGCGGCCGGTGATCATGAACGACGTGTCCCCACCTGGCCTGCCACCACTGAGGTTGGCCAATTATCGCGGGCGCTGAATGTGATGCTTGCGAAACTCGATATTTCCTTGACCCAGGCGGAAGAAAAAGAAGCCCAAATGCGGCGGTTTGTTGGGGATGCCTCCCATGAGCTGCGGACACCGCTGACGAGTTTGCAAGGCTTCGCTGAACTGTATCGCAGCGGTGCAGTGAGTGATCCGGAGTATTGTCTCACCCGGATTGAGCAGGAAGCACAGCGTATGCGTGCCCTTGTTGAAGATCTGTTGGCGTTAACTCGGGCGGAAGGCCAACCCCTGCAGTTGGCGCCGGTTGATGCGGCCTTGTTAATCGATGATGTGGCGCAGTCGATGCGGGCAGCCTGGCCGGATCGCCGAATCACTGTCACACTTCCCACAGATGACCCTGAATCATTGCAGGTCATCGCTGATAGCGACCGTTTGCGGCAGGTGGTAAACAATATTGTGGCAAACGCTTTAGTGCATGGCGGGTCCCAGGCGCAGGTAACGCTTGCTGTTGAAGCAGTCCCCGAATCAGCATCCCGGCCAGCGGCGGTCGCAATCAAGATTAGTGATGACGGAATCGGAATGGAACAGCACGATGTTGACCATATTTTTGAACGGTTCTATCGGGCTGATACGTCGCGGTGCCGGTCGGCAGTAAACACCGGCAACGGGCTGGGGCTGTCGATTGTGCGTTCGCTGGTATTGGCTCATCATGGTTCGATTGCGGTGCGCTCAGCGGTGGGGGAGGGGTCGACGTTTACCGTCACTATTCCTTGCGAGTTTGTGGCCGGATAA
- a CDS encoding ABC transporter substrate-binding protein → MKLTKILSLSMAAVLATSGLAACSSDSSDAAGDGAGQVYFLNWKPEQDAAYQKIAEEYTAKTGVPVKVVTAASGTYEQTLKSQISKSDAPTLIQVNGPVGLASWQKYTENLTDTDFAKALNDPELALKGEDGNVYGVPLAVEGYGLIYNQEIFDKYFALPGAKASSMDEIDGFQKLKEVADDMQAKKDELGIDGVFASTSLATGEDWRWQTHLSNVPFYYEFKDNNDMDPAEVEFKYNDEFKNLFDLYLTDSTIPASLAPSKDVASSMAEFALGKAAMVQNGTWAWSQISEIDGNTVAEENIKFMPLYTGHNGEDKQGLCIGTEAFMAINAKASEADKQATIDFVNWLFLSDEGKEHVVNDLGFIAPFTNYTEADVPNDPLAKQMAESMTNGNTNVVPWIFTVYPGQAFKNAFGQALGQYAAGNMEWSEVVDTVKENWAAEKK, encoded by the coding sequence ATGAAACTGACCAAGATCTTGTCGCTGTCCATGGCTGCAGTGCTGGCCACCAGCGGGCTTGCTGCCTGCTCCTCTGATTCCTCTGATGCGGCCGGCGACGGTGCCGGACAGGTGTACTTCCTGAACTGGAAGCCGGAACAAGATGCGGCTTATCAAAAGATTGCTGAAGAGTACACCGCCAAGACTGGTGTGCCGGTCAAGGTAGTTACCGCAGCATCCGGTACCTATGAGCAGACCCTCAAGTCGCAGATCTCCAAGTCGGATGCCCCCACCCTGATTCAGGTCAACGGCCCGGTGGGTCTCGCTTCTTGGCAGAAGTACACCGAAAACCTCACCGACACCGACTTCGCGAAAGCCCTCAACGACCCAGAGCTCGCCCTCAAGGGTGAAGACGGCAATGTCTACGGTGTGCCGCTGGCTGTGGAAGGCTACGGTCTGATCTACAACCAGGAGATCTTCGACAAGTACTTCGCCCTGCCAGGCGCGAAAGCATCCTCAATGGATGAGATCGACGGCTTCCAGAAGCTGAAGGAAGTCGCCGACGACATGCAGGCGAAGAAAGATGAACTGGGAATCGATGGCGTGTTTGCCTCCACGTCTTTGGCAACCGGTGAAGACTGGCGCTGGCAAACCCACCTGTCGAATGTGCCGTTCTACTACGAGTTCAAAGATAACAACGACATGGATCCGGCTGAGGTCGAATTCAAGTACAACGACGAGTTTAAAAACCTCTTCGATCTCTATCTCACCGATTCGACGATCCCTGCCTCCCTTGCCCCCAGCAAGGATGTAGCTTCGTCAATGGCAGAGTTCGCGCTTGGCAAGGCTGCCATGGTACAAAACGGCACCTGGGCTTGGTCGCAGATCTCCGAGATCGACGGCAACACGGTCGCGGAAGAAAACATCAAGTTTATGCCGCTGTACACCGGCCACAACGGGGAAGACAAGCAGGGGCTGTGCATCGGTACCGAAGCATTTATGGCTATCAACGCCAAGGCCAGCGAGGCTGACAAGCAGGCAACCATCGACTTCGTCAACTGGCTGTTCCTCTCCGATGAGGGCAAAGAGCACGTCGTCAACGATCTTGGTTTCATCGCCCCATTCACCAACTACACCGAAGCTGACGTACCAAACGATCCATTGGCCAAGCAGATGGCTGAATCGATGACCAACGGCAACACCAATGTGGTGCCCTGGATCTTCACCGTTTATCCAGGCCAGGCGTTTAAGAATGCCTTTGGTCAGGCACTCGGCCAGTATGCTGCCGGCAACATGGAATGGTCGGAAGTTGTCGACACTGTGAAGGAAAACTGGGCGGCGGAAAAGAAGTAA